The genome window CTCAACAGTAATTAATGGTATTGAACAGATAGCTAACGAAAATGGATACAGTGTAGTTATCTGCCTATCGGATGATTCCTTTGATAAAGAAGTGCTCAATATGGAACTTTTGGCCAATGGCAGTATTGATGGCTTTATCATGTCCTTATCTAAAGAGACCCAGTTTAAAGGGGATTTTCATCATATTACCGAAGTGATTAATCAGGGAATGCCAGTAGTCATGTTTGACCGTGTGACGAATGAAGTTCTGTGTGACAAAGTAATTATTGATGACAAACAGGCCGCCTATGAGGCCGTTCAGAGCCTGATCGATAAAGGCCGGAAAAAGATTGCTCTTGTAACAACCGTCGATTATGTAAGTGTTGGTAAATTAAGGACTGATGGATATGTAAAAGCACTGCTGGACAATAATCTGCCTTTTGATGAGCATTTGATTATAAAAATTGAAGATATCGATACCTGCGAAATTATTATTGGCAAGTTACTGGAAGATGAAGCTATCGATGCCGTTTTTGCTGTCAATGAAATTTTTGCCGTTACCTGTATCAAAACGGCTCATAAAATTGGATTGAATGTCCCCAATGATCTTGCAGTAATTGCTTTTACCGATGGAATGATTTCCAAATATTCAACTCCAACGATTACTACTGTAAGTCAAAGCGGCGTAAAAATGGGTAACCGTGCTGCTAAAATAATTATTGACCGGCTGGAATCGGAAGATGAATCGGAGGAAGAAAATTACATTACCGAAGTTATTGAAACCTATCTGGTCGAAAGAGAATCTACCAATTAAAAAACATGCAGCATTGCTATGAGAATGAATCCATAAAATTCTGCTGCTGAAAAAACTAATAAAACCAAAATCGAATGGATTGAATCCGTTTGATTTTTTTTTGCAATATGTCAATTCTGAAAAGATTTGCAAAGAAAATACGTAAATTATTAATTACTACAACCTTGTAGTAAAAAAAAATGATGATTTTTGAATTTTATTAAATAATTACTAAAAAGATTTTTATACATTTACTCCACGTTTATAACTTTTCTTTTACTTCGAAAATGAGATGAGTTTTTTATAACGATAAATTTCGGATGCTATTTTTTTTGCATTTGATATAATCTTTTAAAAAAAAAGATTCAATAAATTATAATGATTTAATGAATTTTTACAAAAGTATAGTTAACTATATGAGTGAATCCTTTTGAGGATATTTTTTAGCTGTACGATGCTGTTGTCCATTACAATTTTTATAAAATGCACTTAATAATTCTAAGCAAATGAATTTAATTTTGCTTTTTTAGAAGAAACCAAAGGCTGGTTTTTTTGAAAGGAAATTTAAAGTGTGATATAAGAATTGATTTGAAGGCATTTGATTTGAACTCAATTTCATTTTGTTATTATGGGTGTTTTTTATTAGAAATTATAGTTAATTTTTAATGATAAACATTGTATAACTGTTTGTTTAGTAAATAAATAAAATTTTTAATAATGGGAAAACCAAATTTAAGTTTTTGGCAGATTTGGAATTTAAGTTTTGGATTCTTGGGAGTTCAAATCGGATATTCTTTGCAAAATGGAAACACAAGTAGAATATTAGAAGCACTAGGTGCCGATGTTCACAGCATTGGGTACTTTTGGTTAGCGGCGCCGTTGGCTGGTTTAATTGTACAGCCTATTATTGGTCTTTCAAGCGATAAAACCTGGACCAGATTAGGCCGCCGTATCCCTTTTATATTATTTGGCGCAATTGTATCGGCACTGGCAATGTTTTTTATGCCCAATGCTGAATATTTCACTTATCTGTTGACACCTCTGGCTTTTGGAGCTGTGATGCTATTGCTTATGGATACATCATTTAATGTTACCATGCAGCCATTTAGAGCGCTTGTGGGTGATATGGTAAATGATGAACAGCGTAATTTAGGCTATTCACTGCAAAGTGCATTAATTAATTTTGGTGCTGTTTTTGGATCATTATTGCCTTGGATTTTAGTAAAAATAGGATTGTCAAACGTCCCTGCTGCTGGCGAAAAAGTAGCAGAATCCGTAATCTGGTCTTTCTACATTGGAGGAGCCATATTATTAGCAACAGTACTTTGGACAGTGTTAAGAACTAAAGAATATGCGCCAAAAGAACATGCCGAATATAATAATATTGATTTGAATGCTGCTGAAGATAAGCCAAAAGAAAATATTTTTAACCTGATAGGCAATGCTCCTAAAATATTTTGGCAGCTTGGCATTGTTCAGTTTTTTTCATGGTTTGCCTTGTTTTTAATGTGGGTTTATACCACAAGAGCTATCGCTAATCAAGTTTGGGGACCCGCCGCTCTCGATGCTAAATCAGTCGGATTTAATGAAGCAGGGGACTGGACAGGGGTAATGTTTGCATTTTATAGTGGTGTTGCAGCATTGTTCTCACTTTTAATTCCATCGATTGCTAAATCAATCGGAAGAAAAAAAACCTACAGTTTCTCTTTATTTATGGGAGGATTAGGGCTGATTTCTATGTTTGTAGTCGAAGACAAAAACATGTTACTGCTTTCTATTTCGGGAGTAGGATTGGCTTGGGCGGCTATCTTGGCCATGCCATATGCAATGCTTTCAGGGTCATTGCCTGCCGAAAAAATGGGGGTATATATGGGATTATTTAATGCCACGATAACGCTGCCACAAATAACAGCAGGATTATTAGGAAGTACTATAATTGTGCTTTTCGGAGGAGAACCAATGGCGATAATTGTAATAGCAGGAATATCTCTGCTGATTGCTGGTTTGGCTGTGTTTTTCGTTAAAGAAAAAGTGCAGGAATAAAATAAAATAATAAGCAGAATAATGGAAAAGAGAAAAGGATTTATTTTTGATTTAGACGGTGTAATTGTTGACACTGCCAAATATCATTTCTTAGC of Flavobacterium marginilacus contains these proteins:
- a CDS encoding LacI family DNA-binding transcriptional regulator, whose amino-acid sequence is MKKKITLKQIAKELDVSISTVSKSLRNSPEIGEETRLKVQAFAKFYHYKPNNIALSLKNRKTKTIGIIIPEIVHHFFSTVINGIEQIANENGYSVVICLSDDSFDKEVLNMELLANGSIDGFIMSLSKETQFKGDFHHITEVINQGMPVVMFDRVTNEVLCDKVIIDDKQAAYEAVQSLIDKGRKKIALVTTVDYVSVGKLRTDGYVKALLDNNLPFDEHLIIKIEDIDTCEIIIGKLLEDEAIDAVFAVNEIFAVTCIKTAHKIGLNVPNDLAVIAFTDGMISKYSTPTITTVSQSGVKMGNRAAKIIIDRLESEDESEEENYITEVIETYLVERESTN
- a CDS encoding MFS transporter → MGKPNLSFWQIWNLSFGFLGVQIGYSLQNGNTSRILEALGADVHSIGYFWLAAPLAGLIVQPIIGLSSDKTWTRLGRRIPFILFGAIVSALAMFFMPNAEYFTYLLTPLAFGAVMLLLMDTSFNVTMQPFRALVGDMVNDEQRNLGYSLQSALINFGAVFGSLLPWILVKIGLSNVPAAGEKVAESVIWSFYIGGAILLATVLWTVLRTKEYAPKEHAEYNNIDLNAAEDKPKENIFNLIGNAPKIFWQLGIVQFFSWFALFLMWVYTTRAIANQVWGPAALDAKSVGFNEAGDWTGVMFAFYSGVAALFSLLIPSIAKSIGRKKTYSFSLFMGGLGLISMFVVEDKNMLLLSISGVGLAWAAILAMPYAMLSGSLPAEKMGVYMGLFNATITLPQITAGLLGSTIIVLFGGEPMAIIVIAGISLLIAGLAVFFVKEKVQE